One genomic segment of Geminocystis sp. NIES-3709 includes these proteins:
- a CDS encoding protein rep, with product MSEQYLFTDNDLDLTLDDLSRRDYRFRKWKTATIKIADELQKSGYDDKATILSGCASQLIFKQQEKSLKLLKTHFCKHRICPLCAWRKRLVWLQKLHISLNTIQNLYKEKRLKFKLIFLTLSQKNCRIDDLNKEINKMSKAWDRFVDDNLAKTPFYPKIFPSDGYFRALEVTNKLINYEVWCNVHYHVLIVAPQDYAKNKFVTHPEWVKAWRKAMQLDYDPTAHVKFIKFGQQSEVLKYLVKPLNYDLWIEETLRMYKDELHTIPNRTSHYHSLLFGMIQQLKHCRQFSTSGLIRRYMPRSSPEEHEDYINIKKLQIAEGGKKDGLPNLKFVWNDNNYYLNTFW from the coding sequence ATGAGCGAACAATATTTATTTACCGATAATGACCTAGATCTTACACTGGATGATTTATCAAGAAGAGATTATCGCTTCAGAAAGTGGAAAACTGCCACTATTAAAATTGCTGATGAACTTCAAAAATCTGGCTACGATGATAAGGCAACTATACTTTCAGGTTGTGCTAGTCAACTAATATTTAAGCAACAAGAAAAGTCACTAAAGTTATTAAAAACTCATTTTTGTAAACATCGTATATGTCCATTATGTGCGTGGCGTAAACGTTTGGTTTGGTTGCAGAAACTTCATATATCACTAAATACTATACAAAATCTTTACAAAGAGAAACGTCTTAAGTTTAAGCTGATATTCCTTACACTTTCACAGAAAAACTGTCGTATAGATGATTTAAATAAAGAAATCAATAAAATGTCGAAGGCATGGGATAGATTTGTTGATGATAATTTGGCTAAAACACCTTTTTATCCTAAAATTTTCCCTTCTGATGGCTATTTTCGGGCTTTAGAAGTAACTAATAAGCTCATAAATTATGAAGTCTGGTGTAATGTTCATTATCATGTTTTAATAGTTGCTCCTCAAGATTACGCAAAAAATAAATTTGTTACACATCCTGAATGGGTCAAGGCTTGGCGTAAAGCGATGCAACTGGATTATGACCCTACAGCTCATGTGAAGTTCATCAAATTTGGTCAACAATCAGAAGTTTTGAAGTATTTAGTTAAGCCATTGAATTATGATTTATGGATTGAGGAAACTCTAAGAATGTATAAAGATGAGTTGCATACTATTCCTAATAGAACTTCTCATTATCACAGCCTTCTTTTTGGCATGATTCAGCAGTTGAAACATTGCCGTCAATTTAGTACTTCTGGATTGATTCGCCGTTATATGCCCCGATCATCCCCAGAAGAACACGAAGATTATATAAATATTAAAAAATTACAAATCGCAGAAGGTGGTAAAAAGGATGGTTTGCCTAATCTTAAATTTGTTTGGAATGATAATAACTACTATCTAAATACTTTCTGGTAA
- a CDS encoding replication/maintenance protein RepL — protein sequence MPNIILKKLFNEDGTLHSTSQIISNKKQVTFKKWGVINLMTELFAILETGENLTKTCYQVLFYCIKILDYENRVVLNKSKCAKEIKVSPRLVYESVSTLIKQGFLIPSKEKIGNIQVYHFNPTMIYVGEGKKQSEITSNILMGEF from the coding sequence ATGCCTAACATAATTCTTAAAAAACTTTTTAACGAAGATGGTACTCTACATAGTACTTCTCAGATTATCTCTAATAAAAAACAAGTAACTTTTAAAAAATGGGGAGTAATTAATCTTATGACTGAACTTTTTGCTATTCTTGAAACTGGTGAAAATTTAACTAAAACTTGCTATCAAGTTTTATTTTATTGCATCAAGATATTAGACTATGAAAATAGAGTTGTTTTAAATAAGTCTAAATGTGCTAAAGAAATAAAAGTTTCTCCAAGATTAGTTTATGAAAGTGTTAGTACATTAATTAAACAGGGTTTTTTAATTCCTTCAAAAGAAAAAATCGGTAATATTCAAGTTTATCATTTCAACCCCACTATGATTTATGTAGGTGAAGGAAAAAAACAATCTGAAATTACATCTAATATCCTGATGGGAGAATTTTAA
- the dcm gene encoding DNA (cytosine-5-)-methyltransferase, translating into MNKSNLTNIRFIDLFAGIGGMRIGLENACQKMNIHSQCVLTSEIKPHAIETYTSNFENSKISGDITQIDTNKIPDFDILLAGFPCQPFSSAGNRLGFLDTRGTLFFEIERVLKEKNPIGFILENVEGLVKHKKGETLKTIIYKLESLGYKVTWKVLDSLDFGIPQSRKRIYIVGNKYKSIDLCFSQFPHDNLISILEQGKQTLDTEFTRLLLKHFSVNELSGKAIKDKRGGSDNIHSWDIELKGSISKKQKELLNLLLKQRRRKIWSEKKGITWMDGIPLTIDDIYTFYPDSNLENMLKDLVHKRYLKYEHPKDLVQVINKDGQKITKREYRKDLPKGYNIVVGKLSFEINKILDSYDVAPTLVATDMHKLAVIDGEGIRNLTIRECLRLFGFPENYIIKQPINKAYDLLGNTVAVPVIEKICDKIVSIILTHSLAQSLSFTKAVQCV; encoded by the coding sequence ATGAACAAAAGTAATTTAACAAATATTAGATTTATAGATCTTTTCGCAGGAATAGGTGGTATGAGAATAGGATTAGAAAATGCCTGTCAAAAAATGAATATTCATAGTCAATGTGTATTGACTTCAGAAATAAAACCTCATGCAATAGAAACTTATACTAGCAATTTTGAAAATAGTAAAATTTCAGGAGATATTACACAAATAGACACAAACAAAATTCCCGATTTTGATATATTACTTGCTGGATTTCCTTGTCAACCTTTTAGTAGTGCTGGAAATAGACTAGGTTTCTTAGATACAAGAGGTACATTATTTTTTGAGATTGAGAGGGTTTTAAAAGAAAAAAATCCTATTGGTTTTATCTTAGAAAATGTTGAGGGTTTAGTAAAACATAAAAAAGGTGAAACTTTGAAGACAATAATTTATAAGCTAGAAAGCCTAGGATATAAAGTAACTTGGAAAGTTCTTGATAGCTTAGATTTCGGAATTCCCCAAAGTAGAAAAAGAATATATATAGTAGGCAATAAATACAAAAGTATTGATTTATGTTTTTCGCAGTTTCCACATGATAATTTAATTAGTATATTAGAACAGGGAAAACAGACATTAGATACAGAATTTACTAGATTACTGTTAAAACATTTTTCCGTTAATGAGCTTTCAGGAAAAGCGATTAAAGATAAAAGAGGAGGCTCAGATAATATTCACAGCTGGGATATAGAGTTAAAAGGTAGTATTTCAAAAAAACAAAAAGAACTTTTGAATTTATTATTAAAACAAAGACGAAGAAAAATTTGGTCAGAAAAAAAAGGTATAACATGGATGGATGGTATTCCTCTTACTATAGATGATATTTATACTTTCTATCCAGATTCTAATTTAGAGAATATGTTAAAGGATTTGGTTCATAAGAGATATTTAAAATATGAACATCCAAAAGATTTGGTACAAGTGATAAACAAAGATGGACAAAAGATTACAAAGAGAGAGTACAGAAAAGATCTCCCAAAAGGATATAATATCGTGGTGGGAAAGTTGAGCTTTGAAATAAACAAAATATTAGATAGTTATGATGTTGCTCCAACATTAGTTGCTACAGATATGCACAAATTAGCAGTTATAGATGGGGAAGGAATAAGAAATCTAACTATTAGAGAATGCTTAAGATTATTTGGTTTTCCTGAAAACTATATAATTAAACAACCTATTAATAAAGCATACGATTTATTAGGCAACACGGTAGCAGTACCAGTAATCGAGAAAATATGTGACAAGATAGTCTCAATCATCCTTACACATTCTCTTGCACAGTCATTATCTTTTACAAAAGCTGTCCAGTGTGTTTAA